The following are from one region of the Betaproteobacteria bacterium genome:
- a CDS encoding sulfurtransferase: MQQLSPDGLKRWLADGERAAPYLLDVREPWEYARCHIDGARAMPMNTVPSRLAELPQEQDIVVVCHHGMRSQQVALFLERAGFTRVHNLQGGVHAWALEVDPGMPRY; this comes from the coding sequence ATGCAGCAGTTGAGTCCTGACGGCCTCAAGCGCTGGCTTGCCGACGGCGAGCGCGCTGCGCCGTATCTCCTGGACGTGCGCGAGCCGTGGGAATACGCGCGCTGCCATATCGACGGCGCACGGGCGATGCCGATGAATACGGTGCCTTCCCGCCTCGCCGAGCTGCCGCAGGAGCAGGACATCGTCGTCGTCTGCCACCACGGGATGCGCAGCCAGCAGGTCGCGCTGTTCCTGGAGAGGGCGGGTTTCACGCGGGTGCACAACCTGCAAGGCGGCGTCCACGCGTGGGCTCTGGAAGTCGACCCCGGCATGCCGCGTTACTGA
- a CDS encoding protein-L-isoaspartate O-methyltransferase, producing the protein MNVEQARFNMVEQQIRPWEVLDQQVLDLLLQVRREEFVPQQHRALAFVDMEIPIGHGEVMLAPKIEARILQELAIRKTDRILEVGTGSGYFTALLASLGGHVYSVDIVPEFVTQAQAKLGAHGITNVTLATGDAASGWGKHAPYDVIVLTGSVPSLVAGFQQDLVPGGRLFAIVGDPPVMEATLITCVSAGVYNSVPVFETCVAPLRNAPHPERFVF; encoded by the coding sequence ATGAACGTGGAGCAGGCCCGATTCAACATGGTCGAGCAGCAGATTCGACCGTGGGAAGTGCTGGATCAGCAGGTGCTCGACCTGCTGCTGCAGGTGCGGCGCGAGGAGTTCGTGCCGCAACAGCACCGGGCGCTCGCGTTCGTGGACATGGAGATCCCCATCGGACACGGGGAGGTCATGCTGGCGCCGAAGATCGAGGCGCGCATCCTGCAGGAACTCGCCATCAGGAAGACCGACCGCATTCTCGAAGTCGGCACCGGGAGCGGCTACTTCACGGCGTTGCTCGCAAGCCTCGGCGGGCACGTCTACAGCGTCGACATCGTTCCGGAATTCGTGACGCAGGCGCAGGCGAAGCTCGGCGCGCACGGCATCACCAACGTGACACTGGCGACCGGCGATGCTGCGAGCGGCTGGGGAAAGCATGCGCCGTACGACGTCATCGTGCTGACGGGTTCCGTGCCCTCGCTGGTCGCCGGGTTTCAGCAGGACTTGGTACCGGGTGGGCGGCTCTTCGCCATCGTCGGTGATCCGCCGGTGATGGAGGCGACCCTCATCACCTGCGTGTCGGCCGGAGTCTACAACTCCGTGCCGGTGTTCGAGACCTGTGTGGCTCCCCTGCGCAACGCGCCTCATCCCGAACGGTTCGTTTTCTAG